One region of Candidatus Thorarchaeota archaeon genomic DNA includes:
- a CDS encoding class I SAM-dependent methyltransferase, which yields MLLNHLSSLQCPKCQGKLNLSDTSNISNRIPQNTLYCDNGHCWQIKDGIVSLNYPKFLRRKETDVRGKMLRGLSEEKDSLNLSLEDIMKPVKAFIPAHGGIRILELSAGGFTSYLLLKDKLSNLQGTLELHALDSNSERLNHTMHKIYEGDIPVTGIHGNETHAPYPSEWFDLVFQIGQLSTFRSKETILKEMLRLVAPSGSAVVLDWGMSPKIRDKGNSEGLLKNLQPLANRPPLESLPNEVDSAEIEYVARDLMFCIRMQK from the coding sequence GTGCTACTGAATCATCTCTCGTCCTTGCAGTGCCCAAAGTGCCAAGGCAAGTTGAATCTCTCAGACACATCAAATATCTCAAACCGAATACCCCAGAATACGCTCTACTGTGACAATGGGCATTGCTGGCAAATCAAGGATGGAATTGTTTCACTCAACTATCCGAAATTCCTTCGCAGAAAAGAAACAGATGTGCGAGGGAAAATGCTTCGAGGGCTCTCAGAGGAAAAAGATTCTCTCAACTTGAGTCTAGAAGATATCATGAAACCTGTAAAGGCATTTATACCGGCTCATGGCGGAATCCGCATTCTTGAACTCTCTGCAGGAGGATTTACGAGCTACCTTTTACTCAAGGATAAACTCAGTAATCTCCAGGGTACATTGGAATTACATGCATTGGATTCAAACTCGGAACGACTGAATCACACAATGCACAAAATATACGAGGGAGATATCCCAGTAACAGGTATACATGGAAATGAAACTCACGCGCCATACCCTTCGGAGTGGTTTGATCTTGTCTTTCAAATCGGGCAACTGAGTACATTCAGGAGTAAGGAGACAATTTTGAAGGAGATGTTGCGCCTTGTTGCTCCAAGTGGTTCAGCAGTTGTTCTTGATTGGGGTATGTCGCCAAAAATCAGAGATAAGGGGAATAGCGAAGGACTGCTGAAGAATCTTCAGCCCCTCGCCAATAGACCTCCCCTAGAGTCACTACCTAACGAAGTAGATAGCGCGGAGATAGAGTACGTGGCGCGAGATTTGATGTTCTGTATCCGGATGCAGAAGTAA